From a region of the Arachis ipaensis cultivar K30076 chromosome B09, Araip1.1, whole genome shotgun sequence genome:
- the LOC107618721 gene encoding uncharacterized protein LOC107618721, which yields MPDQWWESYGTGAPNLQKLAIRVLSQTCSSFGCERNWSIFEHIHTKKRNRLQYQKLNDLVFVHYNLRLQQRNLMRKQSYDPICLDTFDDHSDWILEDSPPFLTPEEVDALRNELANMSIQPTLDDLDQLNLEDDQDNDGPSNNAMEDMDTNQNEENVDQAPNLPYEDVDADFEFTPWT from the exons ATGCCAG ACCAATGGTGGGAATCTTATGGAACTGGAGCACCAAATTTACAAAAGTTAGCCATTCGTGTTTTAAGTCAAACTTGTAGTTCTTTTGGTTGTGAGCGAAATTGGAGTATTTTTGAACACATCCACACAAAGAAGAGGAATCGGTTACAATATCAAAAGCTTAATGATCTTGTTTTCGTTCATTATAACTTGAGGCTACAACAAAG GAATCTAATGAGAAAGCAAAGCTATGATCCAATTTGTCTTGATACATTTGATGACCATTCGGATTGGATATTGGAAGATTCACCGCCGTTTTTAACTCCTGAAGAGGTTGATGCTCTACGAAATGAATTGGCAAATATGTCCATTCAACCAACTTTGGATGATCTTG ATCAATTAAATTTGGAAGATGACCAAGATAATGATGGACCAAGTAACAATGCTATGGAAGATATGGATACAAATCAAAATGAGGAAAATGTTGATCAAGCTCCTAATTTGCCCTATGAAGATGTTGATGCCGACTTTGAGTTCACCCCTTGGACGTGA